CCTGCACGACCGGCTGGTAAAAAGGGCGGTGCCCAAGGGAGAAAAGATCTTCAACGAAGGCAGCCAGGGCAACGAGATGTACCTGATCACCAAGGGCGAGGTGGAGATCTCCATCTCCCGCAACGAGTCCAAGCTGGTCCTGGCCGAGCTCCAGGAAAGCTCGTTCTTCGGCGAGATGGCCCTGATCACCGACAAGCCCCGCACCGCCACCGCCACCGCCATGGTGGATTCCGAGATCTACGTCCTGACCAAGGAGGAGTTCCAGCGGCTGTTGGTGAAGGAACCCCAGCTTTCAGCCCGGATCCTTTTGGCCATCACCGAGATCCTGTGCGACCGGATCCAGTCCACCAACGAGAACCTGGAGACCTACTTCCTGATCAACCGGGCCATCGTGGACAACGAACAGTTCCGGCGGCTGTATATCCAGAGCCATTTGAAGATCTGAGATGTGCCTGACGCTGGCCATGCCATCGTCACAAACCCCAAAGATCTATTCCCTGTAATCTTAAGTGTGTTCCCATCGACTAGCGGTCAGGTCACCACCCTTTCACGGTGGCAGCACGGGTTCG
Above is a genomic segment from bacterium containing:
- a CDS encoding cyclic nucleotide-binding domain-containing protein; its protein translation is MAPTDVLKKVFLFKYLSSTELEALHDRLVKRAVPKGEKIFNEGSQGNEMYLITKGEVEISISRNESKLVLAELQESSFFGEMALITDKPRTATATAMVDSEIYVLTKEEFQRLLVKEPQLSARILLAITEILCDRIQSTNENLETYFLINRAIVDNEQFRRLYIQSHLKI